From the Trifolium pratense cultivar HEN17-A07 linkage group LG4, ARS_RC_1.1, whole genome shotgun sequence genome, the window ATCTTCATTGGCCAGATTAGGACGACTCCAAAACAGTTCAAATAAGGGGCtgcaccatagaattttccaTATCTAAAACTATGTTTTCTTCCTTTTGAACCAAGTGgattatttttgtgttttaatgTGTTTGTTTTCGGTTTTTGGTGTTATAGTTAAgttattttgtttatgttgttgAAAAATATGACATTGATATTAAAATTTGCTGAAGCTCTATTATacattgttaaaaaatatttttagtcgACCTCATTGGTAACGgttaataattttgtaaattatatAGTAAATcaaattgtattaaaaaaaaatgtttgacgGACCGACATGCCAACTCGTTAATAAATAGAAGTGCTTAAATTTTAAGCTCAGACATCTAAGTTGGCCCGCCCCACCCCACCCCACTTTTTAGCGGACTTAAACGGGGCCGGCGGGCGGGTCGCCCCACTTTACCACATGTAGCTTTGTTTATAGGtatattgtttaatttgtttttagccaatatagtcatataatttattgttttcttttttaaataatactACTAAATTGACATTTCCCTCAAACGCGTGCCAAGTGGCAACCCACTTACCGCATTCCATGTAGAATCCAATTTGTTTGTGGTTGATAGCTTAGCTTCTGTTCTATCTTTTaataatgaacaaaaaaaagagattctattttcaaaaaaaagattcagttttatcttttttattctaTCTTGAAGTAtacttaacatgtgcccttaggacaTATGTtagcctattttattttatacttcaaAATGCAAATTAATCAAATGGAAAATTGAGCAAACAGTTGAATAAGATTGTAGCTTTGAGTAGATGAAACAAGCTGTTGGATTTGgctaaaaaaaatttccttctTAAATAAGATTGTAGCTTTGAGTAGTTTTGAATAATGTATTTTAACAAAGAAAAACCATTAAAATTAatatcttttgatttttttttttcttccacaatTGCGCAACACTCCTCTTAGATTTATAGAGCAACAAAATAACAATCACTTCAAaatactaattattaaaaaaaaataatgatcatAAATGCAActaataaaggaaaaaaaggaaagttgtacaaaaaaaattgcattgcaCCAAACTTCTTTCCAAACAAATTGACAATGATGTTTTGAACAACATAATGAACCACAAAAACATTAATGAAATAGAAAATACAGAAGCATAAAGCCACTTATTGGGCAACCAAGTACAACACACAATCCAATGTATTAAAAACCTTGTGCAGCAAGCAAACAAAACTAATTAAACAGGAGGGAGTGACAAAAAAACTGGAAACATGACATGAATATGAATCACCAACGTAAATTGATGCATACCGAAACATGGCCATCGAACGAATCAATTTGCAATGCAATAGCCTCTTACAAAGCTCCAAGAAGAGTGCCCTCGCTGTGACTTTTGCGCATGAAGTTGTCCGAATTCAATTTGTTGGGTGAGTTAAAATGAGAGCGAGTTTGGATTGATGGTTTGGTTCTGATAGGTGGGAGGTGGGCTTGTTTTCCTTTGGACGCTTTTGGCGTGGACACTTTTGGTGAGGACGTAGATGATGGCCTCCGAGAAGATGATGACCCCTTCCTTGAAGACTTGCGATCCACTCTAAGACTGCGATCAAACTGTTGTGAATTCATTCCTAATCGAACTGCACGATCTGCACCGTCCTTCAAACCGTTTGCTTTGAACGGCTGCCGATTGTAGTAGACAAGATGGGGAAGTAGGCCTTGCAgatatttcttaatttgttcaTCTCCGACGTTTTTCTGGCAAGGGTTACCTTCCAAGTTGATAGCTAGCAAAGAATTGTAGTTGGCTGCAAGTTGTCCAAGACATTTAGCAGTTGAAATCTTGTTAAAACGAAGATCCAAGATACTTAGTTTCAACAGGCGGTGCAGACCCTCCACTTCACCGATCTTGTTTCCAGCAAGGTACAGCTCCTTTAGAGAAGAACATGATGCCAAACCTTTGAAAAGAAGGAAAAGATTAAACAAAAGACACAAAACACATTTAAGGATAAGGAGTATCACAAATCAACAATTCATTCTCAACAGGTAATGACATAGGAAAATTATACTAAGCAGATTAATTTTCAAGTAGCAAACTAGAGATGTAATCAAGATATTCTTTTACCGTGTCCAATTCTTAGTATACGGTTGTAGCTGAGGTCCAGGACACGAAGCCGTGTAAGTTCACGTAATCCCTCTATAGTGGAAATattgttttttgacaaattcaatGTGTGAAGTCCTCGAGGAAGAGTACCGGCAGTTATTCTTGCTGCAAAATAAATGAACTAAATTTAATGCCAAAGTTAAAGATTGTCACAACTCAAAAGTAACGAATAAATAAAACATGCTACTAACCAATTGCATTTCCAGACAAATTGAGCACCTTCAAACTCACAAATGCACTCAAAAAGGGGATCACAACCAGCCCATGATTTGCCAGCTGAGCCGTAGTGGCATTGGCAGTCAATGAAGATATATATCTTTTAGCGGCTTCCATTCCCGGAGTGATCTTATGATCCACAACTGAAGCAGCCACAGCATTTGCGGTGTTAACATCAACTACTGGATCAACAACAGATTCAGGCAATTCAATTATATCCTCTGGAGGTGGTTCGCAGTCCTGCAAACTGCTTACCCAATCCTCAATCCGCTTAAAGCTAAAATTCATGTTAGGAGATTCAATCGAGGAATCTCCTTGAAGAGGTTCTGCATCACTTATATCGTCTGTAATCGGTCTTGTCCAGTCTTTTGGTACACCAGAAAGAAGATGCGAATCAAAACCATCGTCAAAGTATCTGTCCATATGATTATCTTCAGTTTTTTCCATGATACTTTCTTGAGTTTCCCTAATTTGATCATAAGACTCGTTGATGAATACCTCTTTCTTCCTCAAGCTTAAAGCGCAAAGATCATCAGAAGATCTTGACAATGCTGATGCATGTTTAAAATCATGTTTATTTCCAGAAGTAAGCATAGAAGCAACGATATTGGGCAAGGAACACGACTTCCTTAAAGATGGTGTATTGGGACCAGAATTCCGGCCAGCAGAGTCACCGGCATGATCGACGGATAATGGAGTATCAGAAATTTCACGAGCATCTTTCTCCGAAGGCGTCAGATCTCCTATTGAAAAAAGTGAGCTATCATTGCAACGGCCAGGAATGACTTGAAACTCAAAGTTCGAATCCGTTTTAGATTGATCATTAGGGCTGCCTATTGAATTTGGTGAGTCATGGTGGCTCTTGGAAAACCCCATATCATCATGATCACCCTCAGTTATCCCTTGGCAAAGCTCACTATCCGACTGACTTTTCCTGAGACGCCCAATTTGGTGGACTTTTCTGTCAAGTTCAGTGAGAAACTTGCTATTCATATCCTCTAACCTACCAATGCGCTCTACTGAATCCTGGTCAAGAATATCATTCTCGGAAACATTCATTAGCTTATGTGAATGTTGTTTTGAAGGTGACGAATTTAAGCTCGTAGGGGTAGACAAATCTTTACTAACTAGCTTTTTGGAACTATCACGCAAAGCTTTCGACATTTCTTCAGAAGAAGGTTGAGCTATTTTCTGATTAAAAGAAAAAGCTTAAAGTCAAAACAAATTCATGTAATAACATCCAAGTTATACAAAAGTCTATACTTCAATTCATTTCTTCTTACCTTTGTTTTGTTGCCTTGGACATTAACATGAAAACAAGAAAATTTAAACATCGCTGCAACAATGTTGAGAGCTACATCTAACCACTACCAATGTTAATCTATATTGTTCGTCAATTTTCCAGAAGCCTAACCAAAATCCGTAAATTTGCTGTTATTGTACTAGAGGGCTTCTGGGGACAAATCAAAAGCCACCCTTAGCCATAATCAACGGACAATCCAACCGAAACACGGCACAATCTCCATATGTCTGATGCCTTTGTTCTACGTAAAACACAAACCGAAATCACTCCTCCTTCATCACCCCACACCTTTTTAGAGGTGCGAGAATTATTTGAACTTTTTATAGCGGCCAGAGTGAAATAAATTCTTTTTCAGCAAGCTGAATCCAGAGACAAATCCGCATAAAAGACGCAAACCTATTGAATAAAACAGAATCACATGAACATTATCAACCACAAAGAAAACACTTCAATTCAAGATATAAATTGTGACTtcaattaaacaaataaaaacaaagaaaaaaatcaatttatacaATAGAAATCTATAGCTTATTCTTTCCTCTTCTCTAAATTATAAACTCGCTTAAATTTCTAAGATATTCTCATAATTGTTTCTAGCAAATCAATTtcacaaatttcaaaaaaaaaaaaaaaaaaattaacacccacagaaaaaaacaacattaaaatcAAGGAAAATTGAATCAGACCTGAAATTTAACCACGTCCATTAaattaaacagaaaaaaaaaacacacaattaAGGTTAACCAAAAATACAAAATTGCATCTTTGAATCAAACAAAAACACCCAATTAACGTTAAACGAAAGGTACgatgttttattaaaaaatcaagggaatttaaaagatacatgcaaaagcaaaacaaaaggtctcataaataattgaatatataaaaaaaaatgcaaaggaaaaaaaaatagcatagaACTTACagaaagaaattgaagaaaagaGAGAGTTGATGATAGAATGAAAAAGATGACACTGTTGTATCAAGAAGcagcctcttcttcttcctttggCTACCCACCTTGCCCTGCAATGCTACGCAATCTCAACAATTTTCAattctctatatatataatatataaaaataaatattattaatttattattattaataataataggttCCGAATCAAGTGCATTCAGTGCCACACAAATTATTCAATGAGTGACTAGCTATAACCCTAATTTGAGaaacaaaataatgatttttaatgatttgataaaaaatatctgaatctttaactttttttttgtgaattgtttaaataataatatatgaggagggatccgttgactccaggagtaagtctccattgactttatccgcttaataactcgatatcggcattatatttcttcaatccaaccgttaaattcaaagatctcattgagtagatcaactacacaaatttttataaaaattcaaaattgtttgatactttttctgataacttcaattgatcgtacaataaacttttaaaataaccgttgaatttcaatagtctgaatgcataactacattttttgaatttttataaaacttctgtggagttgatctactcaatgagatctttaAATTCAACgattggattgaagaaatataatgccgatattgAGTTATTAAGCAGAGTAAGTCAATAAAAACTTACTCCTCGAGTCAACGAATATCTCCTCATAATATATCAACcgtttgtcaaaataaaaataatatatcaacCTTAAACACGTGCCTAAAACTgagtaaaaagaaaattcagTGCCTAAAAGTTggtatttgtaggaaaaaaatttaaaatgtcacgtgatatttatgatttttatctTAAATGAGATGAGATTCATGGTTAAAAGATCtcaaatatttactatttatttcaGACTAATGTTGgcataaatatttaaatttaaaataattactcCTCTATTCTATAATGAGACAGTCCTGAAAGAGAcaaccattttttatgaaaaaatatctTATCTTACataactagtatccggacccgtgccaagcacgggtaaaatgagacaaaaatttaacattttaatattaaaattttcataattctcaaataaaaagaatgaaaaatgaaaagttataactttaaaaaaaaaaaaagaaggatcccgtatttgtcaaaagttaaataaaatatgatcctgtattaatatataaatatagttcctgtgtaaatcacaaaaaaaaaaggaggcctcgtataaattacaaaaaaataaatcatttctcttatacataaaaatatagaCGGATGGTCccataagtcctagctcaactgacaaaatgccgaaattgttacGCTGGACGTCGTGACCCAGGTTCGAATccgggatctcacaattatacgtgagtttaatttcagtggattatcacttcatctaagacaaaaaaaaaatatagacttgtgtgtaaactttaaaaaaaaaaaaaagagtcccccaaacaaacaaaaaaagttaaattaatgtCATAATATccatatgaaaataaatatgaaacaaaaataccctaaaaAAGTTATatgaatatatcttatattagttaattttcacatcaatatcctcaaaataaaaaaatatagaacgtcgtataaattaaaaaaaaaaattgtctttgtgttaatatatgaataCAAATATAGTCCTtatagtaatatatttttttggtattaacc encodes:
- the LOC123924788 gene encoding uncharacterized protein LOC123924788; protein product: MFKFSCFHVNVQGNKTKKIAQPSSEEMSKALRDSSKKLVSKDLSTPTSLNSSPSKQHSHKLMNVSENDILDQDSVERIGRLEDMNSKFLTELDRKVHQIGRLRKSQSDSELCQGITEGDHDDMGFSKSHHDSPNSIGSPNDQSKTDSNFEFQVIPGRCNDSSLFSIGDLTPSEKDAREISDTPLSVDHAGDSAGRNSGPNTPSLRKSCSLPNIVASMLTSGNKHDFKHASALSRSSDDLCALSLRKKEVFINESYDQIRETQESIMEKTEDNHMDRYFDDGFDSHLLSGVPKDWTRPITDDISDAEPLQGDSSIESPNMNFSFKRIEDWVSSLQDCEPPPEDIIELPESVVDPVVDVNTANAVAASVVDHKITPGMEAAKRYISSLTANATTAQLANHGLVVIPFLSAFVSLKVLNLSGNAIARITAGTLPRGLHTLNLSKNNISTIEGLRELTRLRVLDLSYNRILRIGHGLASCSSLKELYLAGNKIGEVEGLHRLLKLSILDLRFNKISTAKCLGQLAANYNSLLAINLEGNPCQKNVGDEQIKKYLQGLLPHLVYYNRQPFKANGLKDGADRAVRLGMNSQQFDRSLRVDRKSSRKGSSSSRRPSSTSSPKVSTPKASKGKQAHLPPIRTKPSIQTRSHFNSPNKLNSDNFMRKSHSEGTLLGAL